Proteins from a genomic interval of Garra rufa chromosome 4, GarRuf1.0, whole genome shotgun sequence:
- the LOC141332716 gene encoding uncharacterized protein, translated as MEFIKEESEGMKIEETFRVKHEDTEEQTDMMLLKEKSEELNEMEDKVQYDKLDYTKEKLFSCSQTKNTPSQRRAQKTESGNNFICQQCGKSFTKKPNLQIHMRIHTGEKPYTCKQCGRRFIMKGTLNRHMRIHTGEKPYTCDQCGICFTQIGVLKRHMRIHTGEKPYTCSQCGISFGQIAVLNRHTRVHTGEKPYTCKLCGNSFVRKGGLKYHMRIHTGEKPYICQQCGKSFSQQGNLNVHMRIHIEESFICHHCGRIFTKKGYLKVHMRIHSGDKT; from the coding sequence ACATGATGCTGCTGAAAGAGAAAAGTGAAGAACTAAATGAAATGGAAGATAAAGTACAGTATGACAAACTTGATTACACTAAAGAAAAATTGTTTAGTTGCTCACAGACTAAAAATACACCTTCACAAAGAAGAGCTCAAAAGACAGAATCTGGAAATAATTTcatctgccaacaatgtggaaagagtttcactaaaAAACCAAACCTTcaaatccacatgagaattcacactggagaaaagccttacacctgcaaacaatgtggaagaagATTCATTATGAAAGGaacccttaacagacacatgaggattcacaccggagagaaaccttacacttGCGACCAGTGTGGCATATGTTTTACTCAAATAGGAgtccttaaaaggcacatgagaattcacacaggagaaaaaCCTTACACCTGCTCTCAATGTGGAATAAGTTTCGGTCAAATAGCAGTCCTTAACAGACACACgagagttcacaccggagagaaaccttacacctgcaaactgtgtggaaatagTTTTGTTCGAAAAGGAGGCCTCAAAtaccacatgagaatccacactggagagaagccttacatctgtcaacagtgtggaaagagtttcagccaaCAAGGAAACCTCAATgtccatatgagaattcacatAGAAGAGAGCTTCATCTGCCACCATTGTGGTAGAATATTCACTAAAAAAGgataccttaaagtccacatgagaatccacagTGGAGATAAAACTtaa